From the genome of Brienomyrus brachyistius isolate T26 chromosome 8, BBRACH_0.4, whole genome shotgun sequence, one region includes:
- the epha8 gene encoding ephrin type-A receptor 8 isoform X1, producing MDLIARMALELKLLCFLLWMFSLNLCCYSGTENEVNLLDTSSISGDWGWQTYPSHGWESINGMNEYFSPIQAYQVCNVRSPGQKNWLCTNWIQRDGAQHIYIEVKFILRNCNSMPGVLSTCKETFNLYYFETDHDVGTNIWYNRFSKIDTIAADESFTSMDLAVRRLKLNREVQGVGPLNKKGFYLLFQDTGACITIVSVRVYYKKCLGMVHNLVVFTDIVAGADLSALVEVYGQCVDNAAEEDTPKMYCSAEGEWLVPIGRCVCTAGFEQQENACVACEVGSYKPSAEDKLCRKCPLHSHSDARAALFCPCEPNYYRSAADPPGTPCTRPPSAPVDVISEVNGTSVSLEWGLPLDLGGRSDILYNIVCLKCVENWTKCEDCNAAGESSRSSNGGKRGAIPPVRFIPQQRELEEHWVMVLNLLAHTNYTFNIQVFNGVSHLSPEPRKFATVNITTNQAAPSQVIAIRQKNTSQNSITLLWHEPDQPNGVILEYDIKYYEKDMEHQTYSTFKSKDTSAKVSGLKPDTRYMFQVRARNSAGCGRFSHSVELHTGKSELFGYDAMTIIWIFIILVTGLVVSLAVFICMKWPCRSSKAIQNSDEEITNDQHRHTTLPDARLHSDSNTYEDPCQAVHELAQEIEPSRITVVKILHSGEFGEVCFGRMKLPGKRDIPVSLKTLKEECSEKQQRDFLSKASIMAQFDHPNVIHLEGIITRSKPLMIITEYMKNGSLDSFLRRHNGQFTIIQLIDFLHGIADGMTYLADLGYIHRDLAARNIQVSSNLMCKVSDFGLSQVLGAGPDAAYTTAVGEIPIRWTAPEAITYQKFSSASDVWSYGVVMWEVMSYGERPYWNLTNRDVIKSVEEGYRLPAPIGCPGALHTLMLDCWQKHCNERPKFCQIAIILDKLMHNGENLKVLDALCRVNSRLSRNIPDFSSCGSVEEWLDIIKMGRYKEHFAARGYVTLRHIIGINHQDIQRLGVTLLGHQKKIMTSVQVTRVQVLNRSMPSVYV from the exons ATGGACCTCATTGCCAGAATGGCACTGGAACTGAAGCTCTTATGTTTCCTTCTGTGGATGTTTTCTCTCAATTTGTGTTGCTACAGTGGCACTGAGAATGAAG TAAATCTGCTTGACACGTCTTCAATATCAGGTGATTGGGGCTGGCAAACGTACCCATCACATGGG TGGGAGTCCATCAATGGAATGAATGAATACTTCAGCCCAATACAGGCGTATCAAGTTTGTAATGTCAGGAGTCCTGGTCAGAAAAACTGGCTGTGTACTAACTGGATCCAACGGGACGGTGCACAGCATATCTATATCGAGGTCAAGTTCATACTGCGGAACTGCAACAGCATGCCTGGTGTGCTTAGCACCTGCAAGGAAACCTTCAACCTGTATTATTTTGAGACAGACCATGATGTTGGGACTAACATCTGGTATAACAGGTTTTCCAAGATTGACACGATCGCAGCAGATGAAAGCTTTACCAGCATGGACCTAGCAGTGCGGAGGCTCAAGTTAAACAGAGAGGTGCAAGGGGTTGGTCCCCTAAACAAGAAGGGCTTTTATCTCCTGTTCCAGGATACAGGAGCCTGCATCACTATTGTTTCTGTGAGGGTGTACTATAAAAAGTGCCTGGGGATGGTCCACAACCTGGTCGTATTCACAGACATAGTGGCAGGAGCAGACTTATCAGCGCTGGTGGAGGTTTATGGTCAATGTGTAGACAATGCGGCTGAGGAAGACACCCCAAAAATGTACTGTAGCGCTGAAGGGGAATGGCTCGTCCCGATTGGGAGGTGTGTATGCActgctgggtttgaacagcaagAGAACGCCTGTGTAG CTTGTGAGGTGGGGTCCTACAAACCTTCAGCAGAAGACAAGCTGTGTAGAAAGTGCCCCCTACACAGCCATTCAGATGCAAGAGCAGCTCTGTTTTGTCCATGTGAGCCTAACTACTATCGCTCAGCTGCAGACCCTCCAGGCACACCATGCACAA GACCCCCATCTGCTCCAGTCGATGTGATTTCTGAGGTGAACGGCACTTCTGTAAGCCTGGAATGGGGCCTGCCACTGGACCTCGGTGGGCGGAGTGACATCCTATATAATATAGTTTGCCTGAAATGTGTTGAGAACTGGACAAAATGTGAGGATTGCAATGCAGCCGGAGAAAGCAGTAGAAGCAGCAATGGAGGAAAGAGGGGAGCGATCCCGCCTGTGCGCTTCATACCTCAGCAGAGAGAACTGGAAGAGCACTGGGTTATGGTGCTGAACCTGCTAGCACACACAAACTACACCTTCAACATTCAGGTGTTCAATGGAGTGTCACACCTTAGCCCAGAACCAAGGAAGTTTGCCACTGTCAATATCACTACAAACCAGGCAG CACCATCCCAGGTGATCGCTATCCGGCAGAAGAACaccagtcagaacagcatcactTTGTTATGGCATGAGCCGGACCAGCCCAATGGTGTTATCCTGGAGTATGATATCAAATATTACGAAAAG GACATGGAACATCAGACATACTCCACCTTCAAGTCCAAGGACACCAGTGCCAAAGTGTCTGGGCTGAAGCCAGACACTCGCTATATGTTCCAGGTGCGCGCCAGGAACTCTGCCGGCTGTGGGCGCTTCAGCCACAGCGTGGAATTGCACACTGGGAAATCTG AGCTTTTTGGGTATGACGCTATGACAATTATCTGGATTTTCATAATACTGGTCACAGGCCTGGTGGTATCTCTTGCTGTCTTCATCTGCATGAAATG GCCCTGCAGATCCAGTAAAGCCATCCAGAATTCAGATGAGGAGATAACGAATGACCAGCATAGGCACA cTACATTGCCAGATGCCAGGCTTCACAGCGACAGCAACACATATGAAGATCCATGTCAAGCTGTACATGAATTAGCTCAGGAAATTGAGCCTTCAAGGATAACAGTTGTGAAAATCCTTCACTCAG GCGAATTTGGAGAAGTGTGCTTTGGCCGCATGAAGCTCCCAGGGAAGCGTGATATTCCAGTGTCCTTGAAAACTCTGAAAGAGGAATGCAGTGAAAAGCAGCAACGGGACTTTCTGAGCAAGGCCAGCATCATGGCACAGTTTGATCATCCCAATGTCATTCACTTGGAGGGCATTATCACCAGAA GTAAACCACTAATGATAATTACTGAATACATGAAGAATGGATCTTTAGATTCCTTCCTCAGG AGACATAATGGACAGTTCACTATCATCCAGCTGATTGACTTTCTGCATGGGATCGCAGATGGTATGACATACTTGGCTGATCTTGGATATATCCACCGTGATCTGGCTGCCCGTAACATCCAAGTCAGCAGTAACCTGATGTGTAAAGTCTCTGACTTTGGCCTGTCACAAGTGCTGGGGGCTGGCCCAGATGCAGCCTACACCACTGCT GTGGGAGAAATACCCATCCGCTGGACAGCCCCTGAAGCTATCACCTATCAAAAGTTCTCATCGGCCAGTGATGTATGGAGCTATGGAGTGGTGATGTGGGAGGTCATGTCATATGGAGAAAGACCATACTGGAACCTAACTAACAGAGAT GTGATAAAGTCAGTGGAAGAAGGCTACCGCTTGCCAGCACCTATAGGATGCCCAGGGGCACTGCATACTCTCATGTTAGACTGCtggcagaaacactgcaatgaaAGACCAAAGTTCTGCCAGATAGCCATAATACTGGACAAGCTGATGCATAATGGTGAAAACCTGAAAGTACTGGATGCACTATGCAG
- the epha8 gene encoding ephrin type-A receptor 8 isoform X2: MDLIARMALELKLLCFLLWMFSLNLCCYSGTENEVNLLDTSSISGDWGWQTYPSHGWESINGMNEYFSPIQAYQVCNVRSPGQKNWLCTNWIQRDGAQHIYIEVKFILRNCNSMPGVLSTCKETFNLYYFETDHDVGTNIWYNRFSKIDTIAADESFTSMDLAVRRLKLNREVQGVGPLNKKGFYLLFQDTGACITIVSVRVYYKKCLGMVHNLVVFTDIVAGADLSALVEVYGQCVDNAAEEDTPKMYCSAEGEWLVPIGRCVCTAGFEQQENACVACEVGSYKPSAEDKLCRKCPLHSHSDARAALFCPCEPNYYRSAADPPGTPCTRPPSAPVDVISEVNGTSVSLEWGLPLDLGGRSDILYNIVCLKCVENWTKCEDCNAAGESSRSSNGGKRGAIPPVRFIPQQRELEEHWVMVLNLLAHTNYTFNIQVFNGVSHLSPEPRKFATVNITTNQAAPSQVIAIRQKNTSQNSITLLWHEPDQPNGVILEYDIKYYEKDMEHQTYSTFKSKDTSAKVSGLKPDTRYMFQVRARNSAGCGRFSHSVELHTGKSELFGYDAMTIIWIFIILVTGLVVSLAVFICMKWPCRSSKAIQNSDEEITNDQHRHTTLPDARLHSDSNTYEDPCQAVHELAQEIEPSRITVVKILHSGEFGEVCFGRMKLPGKRDIPVSLKTLKEECSEKQQRDFLSKASIMAQFDHPNVIHLEGIITRSKPLMIITEYMKNGSLDSFLRRHNGQFTIIQLIDFLHGIADGMTYLADLGYIHRDLAARNIQVSSNLMCKVSDFGLSQVLGAGPDAAYTTAVGEIPIRWTAPEAITYQKFSSASDVWSYGVVMWEVMSYGERPYWNLTNRDVIKSVEEGYRLPAPIGCPGALHTLMLDCWQKHCNERPKFCQIAIILDKLMHNGENLKVLDALCRVNSRLSRNIPDFSSCGSVEEWLDIIKMGRYKEHFAARGYVTLRHIIGINHHYPCPTYKSQLSFSF; the protein is encoded by the exons ATGGACCTCATTGCCAGAATGGCACTGGAACTGAAGCTCTTATGTTTCCTTCTGTGGATGTTTTCTCTCAATTTGTGTTGCTACAGTGGCACTGAGAATGAAG TAAATCTGCTTGACACGTCTTCAATATCAGGTGATTGGGGCTGGCAAACGTACCCATCACATGGG TGGGAGTCCATCAATGGAATGAATGAATACTTCAGCCCAATACAGGCGTATCAAGTTTGTAATGTCAGGAGTCCTGGTCAGAAAAACTGGCTGTGTACTAACTGGATCCAACGGGACGGTGCACAGCATATCTATATCGAGGTCAAGTTCATACTGCGGAACTGCAACAGCATGCCTGGTGTGCTTAGCACCTGCAAGGAAACCTTCAACCTGTATTATTTTGAGACAGACCATGATGTTGGGACTAACATCTGGTATAACAGGTTTTCCAAGATTGACACGATCGCAGCAGATGAAAGCTTTACCAGCATGGACCTAGCAGTGCGGAGGCTCAAGTTAAACAGAGAGGTGCAAGGGGTTGGTCCCCTAAACAAGAAGGGCTTTTATCTCCTGTTCCAGGATACAGGAGCCTGCATCACTATTGTTTCTGTGAGGGTGTACTATAAAAAGTGCCTGGGGATGGTCCACAACCTGGTCGTATTCACAGACATAGTGGCAGGAGCAGACTTATCAGCGCTGGTGGAGGTTTATGGTCAATGTGTAGACAATGCGGCTGAGGAAGACACCCCAAAAATGTACTGTAGCGCTGAAGGGGAATGGCTCGTCCCGATTGGGAGGTGTGTATGCActgctgggtttgaacagcaagAGAACGCCTGTGTAG CTTGTGAGGTGGGGTCCTACAAACCTTCAGCAGAAGACAAGCTGTGTAGAAAGTGCCCCCTACACAGCCATTCAGATGCAAGAGCAGCTCTGTTTTGTCCATGTGAGCCTAACTACTATCGCTCAGCTGCAGACCCTCCAGGCACACCATGCACAA GACCCCCATCTGCTCCAGTCGATGTGATTTCTGAGGTGAACGGCACTTCTGTAAGCCTGGAATGGGGCCTGCCACTGGACCTCGGTGGGCGGAGTGACATCCTATATAATATAGTTTGCCTGAAATGTGTTGAGAACTGGACAAAATGTGAGGATTGCAATGCAGCCGGAGAAAGCAGTAGAAGCAGCAATGGAGGAAAGAGGGGAGCGATCCCGCCTGTGCGCTTCATACCTCAGCAGAGAGAACTGGAAGAGCACTGGGTTATGGTGCTGAACCTGCTAGCACACACAAACTACACCTTCAACATTCAGGTGTTCAATGGAGTGTCACACCTTAGCCCAGAACCAAGGAAGTTTGCCACTGTCAATATCACTACAAACCAGGCAG CACCATCCCAGGTGATCGCTATCCGGCAGAAGAACaccagtcagaacagcatcactTTGTTATGGCATGAGCCGGACCAGCCCAATGGTGTTATCCTGGAGTATGATATCAAATATTACGAAAAG GACATGGAACATCAGACATACTCCACCTTCAAGTCCAAGGACACCAGTGCCAAAGTGTCTGGGCTGAAGCCAGACACTCGCTATATGTTCCAGGTGCGCGCCAGGAACTCTGCCGGCTGTGGGCGCTTCAGCCACAGCGTGGAATTGCACACTGGGAAATCTG AGCTTTTTGGGTATGACGCTATGACAATTATCTGGATTTTCATAATACTGGTCACAGGCCTGGTGGTATCTCTTGCTGTCTTCATCTGCATGAAATG GCCCTGCAGATCCAGTAAAGCCATCCAGAATTCAGATGAGGAGATAACGAATGACCAGCATAGGCACA cTACATTGCCAGATGCCAGGCTTCACAGCGACAGCAACACATATGAAGATCCATGTCAAGCTGTACATGAATTAGCTCAGGAAATTGAGCCTTCAAGGATAACAGTTGTGAAAATCCTTCACTCAG GCGAATTTGGAGAAGTGTGCTTTGGCCGCATGAAGCTCCCAGGGAAGCGTGATATTCCAGTGTCCTTGAAAACTCTGAAAGAGGAATGCAGTGAAAAGCAGCAACGGGACTTTCTGAGCAAGGCCAGCATCATGGCACAGTTTGATCATCCCAATGTCATTCACTTGGAGGGCATTATCACCAGAA GTAAACCACTAATGATAATTACTGAATACATGAAGAATGGATCTTTAGATTCCTTCCTCAGG AGACATAATGGACAGTTCACTATCATCCAGCTGATTGACTTTCTGCATGGGATCGCAGATGGTATGACATACTTGGCTGATCTTGGATATATCCACCGTGATCTGGCTGCCCGTAACATCCAAGTCAGCAGTAACCTGATGTGTAAAGTCTCTGACTTTGGCCTGTCACAAGTGCTGGGGGCTGGCCCAGATGCAGCCTACACCACTGCT GTGGGAGAAATACCCATCCGCTGGACAGCCCCTGAAGCTATCACCTATCAAAAGTTCTCATCGGCCAGTGATGTATGGAGCTATGGAGTGGTGATGTGGGAGGTCATGTCATATGGAGAAAGACCATACTGGAACCTAACTAACAGAGAT GTGATAAAGTCAGTGGAAGAAGGCTACCGCTTGCCAGCACCTATAGGATGCCCAGGGGCACTGCATACTCTCATGTTAGACTGCtggcagaaacactgcaatgaaAGACCAAAGTTCTGCCAGATAGCCATAATACTGGACAAGCTGATGCATAATGGTGAAAACCTGAAAGTACTGGATGCACTATGCAG
- the epha8 gene encoding ephrin type-A receptor 8 isoform X5, with the protein MDLIARMALELKLLCFLLWMFSLNLCCYSGTENEVNLLDTSSISGDWGWQTYPSHGWESINGMNEYFSPIQAYQVCNVRSPGQKNWLCTNWIQRDGAQHIYIEVKFILRNCNSMPGVLSTCKETFNLYYFETDHDVGTNIWYNRFSKIDTIAADESFTSMDLAVRRLKLNREVQGVGPLNKKGFYLLFQDTGACITIVSVRVYYKKCLGMVHNLVVFTDIVAGADLSALVEVYGQCVDNAAEEDTPKMYCSAEGEWLVPIGRCVCTAGFEQQENACVACEVGSYKPSAEDKLCRKCPLHSHSDARAALFCPCEPNYYRSAADPPGTPCTRPPSAPVDVISEVNGTSVSLEWGLPLDLAPSQVIAIRQKNTSQNSITLLWHEPDQPNGVILEYDIKYYEKDMEHQTYSTFKSKDTSAKVSGLKPDTRYMFQVRARNSAGCGRFSHSVELHTGKSELFGYDAMTIIWIFIILVTGLVVSLAVFICMKWPCRSSKAIQNSDEEITNDQHRHTTLPDARLHSDSNTYEDPCQAVHELAQEIEPSRITVVKILHSGEFGEVCFGRMKLPGKRDIPVSLKTLKEECSEKQQRDFLSKASIMAQFDHPNVIHLEGIITRSKPLMIITEYMKNGSLDSFLRRHNGQFTIIQLIDFLHGIADGMTYLADLGYIHRDLAARNIQVSSNLMCKVSDFGLSQVLGAGPDAAYTTAVGEIPIRWTAPEAITYQKFSSASDVWSYGVVMWEVMSYGERPYWNLTNRDVIKSVEEGYRLPAPIGCPGALHTLMLDCWQKHCNERPKFCQIAIILDKLMHNGENLKVLDALCRVNSRLSRNIPDFSSCGSVEEWLDIIKMGRYKEHFAARGYVTLRHIIGINHQDIQRLGVTLLGHQKKIMTSVQVTRVQVLNRSMPSVYV; encoded by the exons ATGGACCTCATTGCCAGAATGGCACTGGAACTGAAGCTCTTATGTTTCCTTCTGTGGATGTTTTCTCTCAATTTGTGTTGCTACAGTGGCACTGAGAATGAAG TAAATCTGCTTGACACGTCTTCAATATCAGGTGATTGGGGCTGGCAAACGTACCCATCACATGGG TGGGAGTCCATCAATGGAATGAATGAATACTTCAGCCCAATACAGGCGTATCAAGTTTGTAATGTCAGGAGTCCTGGTCAGAAAAACTGGCTGTGTACTAACTGGATCCAACGGGACGGTGCACAGCATATCTATATCGAGGTCAAGTTCATACTGCGGAACTGCAACAGCATGCCTGGTGTGCTTAGCACCTGCAAGGAAACCTTCAACCTGTATTATTTTGAGACAGACCATGATGTTGGGACTAACATCTGGTATAACAGGTTTTCCAAGATTGACACGATCGCAGCAGATGAAAGCTTTACCAGCATGGACCTAGCAGTGCGGAGGCTCAAGTTAAACAGAGAGGTGCAAGGGGTTGGTCCCCTAAACAAGAAGGGCTTTTATCTCCTGTTCCAGGATACAGGAGCCTGCATCACTATTGTTTCTGTGAGGGTGTACTATAAAAAGTGCCTGGGGATGGTCCACAACCTGGTCGTATTCACAGACATAGTGGCAGGAGCAGACTTATCAGCGCTGGTGGAGGTTTATGGTCAATGTGTAGACAATGCGGCTGAGGAAGACACCCCAAAAATGTACTGTAGCGCTGAAGGGGAATGGCTCGTCCCGATTGGGAGGTGTGTATGCActgctgggtttgaacagcaagAGAACGCCTGTGTAG CTTGTGAGGTGGGGTCCTACAAACCTTCAGCAGAAGACAAGCTGTGTAGAAAGTGCCCCCTACACAGCCATTCAGATGCAAGAGCAGCTCTGTTTTGTCCATGTGAGCCTAACTACTATCGCTCAGCTGCAGACCCTCCAGGCACACCATGCACAA GACCCCCATCTGCTCCAGTCGATGTGATTTCTGAGGTGAACGGCACTTCTGTAAGCCTGGAATGGGGCCTGCCACTGGACCTCG CACCATCCCAGGTGATCGCTATCCGGCAGAAGAACaccagtcagaacagcatcactTTGTTATGGCATGAGCCGGACCAGCCCAATGGTGTTATCCTGGAGTATGATATCAAATATTACGAAAAG GACATGGAACATCAGACATACTCCACCTTCAAGTCCAAGGACACCAGTGCCAAAGTGTCTGGGCTGAAGCCAGACACTCGCTATATGTTCCAGGTGCGCGCCAGGAACTCTGCCGGCTGTGGGCGCTTCAGCCACAGCGTGGAATTGCACACTGGGAAATCTG AGCTTTTTGGGTATGACGCTATGACAATTATCTGGATTTTCATAATACTGGTCACAGGCCTGGTGGTATCTCTTGCTGTCTTCATCTGCATGAAATG GCCCTGCAGATCCAGTAAAGCCATCCAGAATTCAGATGAGGAGATAACGAATGACCAGCATAGGCACA cTACATTGCCAGATGCCAGGCTTCACAGCGACAGCAACACATATGAAGATCCATGTCAAGCTGTACATGAATTAGCTCAGGAAATTGAGCCTTCAAGGATAACAGTTGTGAAAATCCTTCACTCAG GCGAATTTGGAGAAGTGTGCTTTGGCCGCATGAAGCTCCCAGGGAAGCGTGATATTCCAGTGTCCTTGAAAACTCTGAAAGAGGAATGCAGTGAAAAGCAGCAACGGGACTTTCTGAGCAAGGCCAGCATCATGGCACAGTTTGATCATCCCAATGTCATTCACTTGGAGGGCATTATCACCAGAA GTAAACCACTAATGATAATTACTGAATACATGAAGAATGGATCTTTAGATTCCTTCCTCAGG AGACATAATGGACAGTTCACTATCATCCAGCTGATTGACTTTCTGCATGGGATCGCAGATGGTATGACATACTTGGCTGATCTTGGATATATCCACCGTGATCTGGCTGCCCGTAACATCCAAGTCAGCAGTAACCTGATGTGTAAAGTCTCTGACTTTGGCCTGTCACAAGTGCTGGGGGCTGGCCCAGATGCAGCCTACACCACTGCT GTGGGAGAAATACCCATCCGCTGGACAGCCCCTGAAGCTATCACCTATCAAAAGTTCTCATCGGCCAGTGATGTATGGAGCTATGGAGTGGTGATGTGGGAGGTCATGTCATATGGAGAAAGACCATACTGGAACCTAACTAACAGAGAT GTGATAAAGTCAGTGGAAGAAGGCTACCGCTTGCCAGCACCTATAGGATGCCCAGGGGCACTGCATACTCTCATGTTAGACTGCtggcagaaacactgcaatgaaAGACCAAAGTTCTGCCAGATAGCCATAATACTGGACAAGCTGATGCATAATGGTGAAAACCTGAAAGTACTGGATGCACTATGCAG
- the epha8 gene encoding ephrin type-A receptor 8 isoform X3, with translation MKWESINGMNEYFSPIQAYQVCNVRSPGQKNWLCTNWIQRDGAQHIYIEVKFILRNCNSMPGVLSTCKETFNLYYFETDHDVGTNIWYNRFSKIDTIAADESFTSMDLAVRRLKLNREVQGVGPLNKKGFYLLFQDTGACITIVSVRVYYKKCLGMVHNLVVFTDIVAGADLSALVEVYGQCVDNAAEEDTPKMYCSAEGEWLVPIGRCVCTAGFEQQENACVACEVGSYKPSAEDKLCRKCPLHSHSDARAALFCPCEPNYYRSAADPPGTPCTRPPSAPVDVISEVNGTSVSLEWGLPLDLGGRSDILYNIVCLKCVENWTKCEDCNAAGESSRSSNGGKRGAIPPVRFIPQQRELEEHWVMVLNLLAHTNYTFNIQVFNGVSHLSPEPRKFATVNITTNQAAPSQVIAIRQKNTSQNSITLLWHEPDQPNGVILEYDIKYYEKDMEHQTYSTFKSKDTSAKVSGLKPDTRYMFQVRARNSAGCGRFSHSVELHTGKSELFGYDAMTIIWIFIILVTGLVVSLAVFICMKWPCRSSKAIQNSDEEITNDQHRHTTLPDARLHSDSNTYEDPCQAVHELAQEIEPSRITVVKILHSGEFGEVCFGRMKLPGKRDIPVSLKTLKEECSEKQQRDFLSKASIMAQFDHPNVIHLEGIITRSKPLMIITEYMKNGSLDSFLRRHNGQFTIIQLIDFLHGIADGMTYLADLGYIHRDLAARNIQVSSNLMCKVSDFGLSQVLGAGPDAAYTTAVGEIPIRWTAPEAITYQKFSSASDVWSYGVVMWEVMSYGERPYWNLTNRDVIKSVEEGYRLPAPIGCPGALHTLMLDCWQKHCNERPKFCQIAIILDKLMHNGENLKVLDALCRVNSRLSRNIPDFSSCGSVEEWLDIIKMGRYKEHFAARGYVTLRHIIGINHQDIQRLGVTLLGHQKKIMTSVQVTRVQVLNRSMPSVYV, from the exons ATGAAG TGGGAGTCCATCAATGGAATGAATGAATACTTCAGCCCAATACAGGCGTATCAAGTTTGTAATGTCAGGAGTCCTGGTCAGAAAAACTGGCTGTGTACTAACTGGATCCAACGGGACGGTGCACAGCATATCTATATCGAGGTCAAGTTCATACTGCGGAACTGCAACAGCATGCCTGGTGTGCTTAGCACCTGCAAGGAAACCTTCAACCTGTATTATTTTGAGACAGACCATGATGTTGGGACTAACATCTGGTATAACAGGTTTTCCAAGATTGACACGATCGCAGCAGATGAAAGCTTTACCAGCATGGACCTAGCAGTGCGGAGGCTCAAGTTAAACAGAGAGGTGCAAGGGGTTGGTCCCCTAAACAAGAAGGGCTTTTATCTCCTGTTCCAGGATACAGGAGCCTGCATCACTATTGTTTCTGTGAGGGTGTACTATAAAAAGTGCCTGGGGATGGTCCACAACCTGGTCGTATTCACAGACATAGTGGCAGGAGCAGACTTATCAGCGCTGGTGGAGGTTTATGGTCAATGTGTAGACAATGCGGCTGAGGAAGACACCCCAAAAATGTACTGTAGCGCTGAAGGGGAATGGCTCGTCCCGATTGGGAGGTGTGTATGCActgctgggtttgaacagcaagAGAACGCCTGTGTAG CTTGTGAGGTGGGGTCCTACAAACCTTCAGCAGAAGACAAGCTGTGTAGAAAGTGCCCCCTACACAGCCATTCAGATGCAAGAGCAGCTCTGTTTTGTCCATGTGAGCCTAACTACTATCGCTCAGCTGCAGACCCTCCAGGCACACCATGCACAA GACCCCCATCTGCTCCAGTCGATGTGATTTCTGAGGTGAACGGCACTTCTGTAAGCCTGGAATGGGGCCTGCCACTGGACCTCGGTGGGCGGAGTGACATCCTATATAATATAGTTTGCCTGAAATGTGTTGAGAACTGGACAAAATGTGAGGATTGCAATGCAGCCGGAGAAAGCAGTAGAAGCAGCAATGGAGGAAAGAGGGGAGCGATCCCGCCTGTGCGCTTCATACCTCAGCAGAGAGAACTGGAAGAGCACTGGGTTATGGTGCTGAACCTGCTAGCACACACAAACTACACCTTCAACATTCAGGTGTTCAATGGAGTGTCACACCTTAGCCCAGAACCAAGGAAGTTTGCCACTGTCAATATCACTACAAACCAGGCAG CACCATCCCAGGTGATCGCTATCCGGCAGAAGAACaccagtcagaacagcatcactTTGTTATGGCATGAGCCGGACCAGCCCAATGGTGTTATCCTGGAGTATGATATCAAATATTACGAAAAG GACATGGAACATCAGACATACTCCACCTTCAAGTCCAAGGACACCAGTGCCAAAGTGTCTGGGCTGAAGCCAGACACTCGCTATATGTTCCAGGTGCGCGCCAGGAACTCTGCCGGCTGTGGGCGCTTCAGCCACAGCGTGGAATTGCACACTGGGAAATCTG AGCTTTTTGGGTATGACGCTATGACAATTATCTGGATTTTCATAATACTGGTCACAGGCCTGGTGGTATCTCTTGCTGTCTTCATCTGCATGAAATG GCCCTGCAGATCCAGTAAAGCCATCCAGAATTCAGATGAGGAGATAACGAATGACCAGCATAGGCACA cTACATTGCCAGATGCCAGGCTTCACAGCGACAGCAACACATATGAAGATCCATGTCAAGCTGTACATGAATTAGCTCAGGAAATTGAGCCTTCAAGGATAACAGTTGTGAAAATCCTTCACTCAG GCGAATTTGGAGAAGTGTGCTTTGGCCGCATGAAGCTCCCAGGGAAGCGTGATATTCCAGTGTCCTTGAAAACTCTGAAAGAGGAATGCAGTGAAAAGCAGCAACGGGACTTTCTGAGCAAGGCCAGCATCATGGCACAGTTTGATCATCCCAATGTCATTCACTTGGAGGGCATTATCACCAGAA GTAAACCACTAATGATAATTACTGAATACATGAAGAATGGATCTTTAGATTCCTTCCTCAGG AGACATAATGGACAGTTCACTATCATCCAGCTGATTGACTTTCTGCATGGGATCGCAGATGGTATGACATACTTGGCTGATCTTGGATATATCCACCGTGATCTGGCTGCCCGTAACATCCAAGTCAGCAGTAACCTGATGTGTAAAGTCTCTGACTTTGGCCTGTCACAAGTGCTGGGGGCTGGCCCAGATGCAGCCTACACCACTGCT GTGGGAGAAATACCCATCCGCTGGACAGCCCCTGAAGCTATCACCTATCAAAAGTTCTCATCGGCCAGTGATGTATGGAGCTATGGAGTGGTGATGTGGGAGGTCATGTCATATGGAGAAAGACCATACTGGAACCTAACTAACAGAGAT GTGATAAAGTCAGTGGAAGAAGGCTACCGCTTGCCAGCACCTATAGGATGCCCAGGGGCACTGCATACTCTCATGTTAGACTGCtggcagaaacactgcaatgaaAGACCAAAGTTCTGCCAGATAGCCATAATACTGGACAAGCTGATGCATAATGGTGAAAACCTGAAAGTACTGGATGCACTATGCAG